TGGCCCTTTAGACGCACACGGTGATTTATGTATTGCCCAACAGACAGTCAACAGCGATGGCATTAAACATCGGGCAAGTTTGTGTCGTTGTGGCGCTTCCCAAAATAAACCATTTTGTGACGGCTCACATAAACAACAAGCCTTTACCGACGCGGGACAGGTACAAAGCAATCATCACGTCTTTGATAATTTAAACGGTAATTTAAGCATTAATCCCGCACCAGATGGACCATTAATTATTCAAGGAAAATTTTGTATTAAAGACAGTGCAGGAACAGTGCAATGGCAAGGCGAGCAAGTGGCTTTATGCCGTTGTGGTGCTTCGCACAATAAACCGTTTTGCGATGGCAGTCATGGCGTAGTGGGGTTTAAAGCTGATTAAAGCTGTCTTATAAAAAACCAAGCCCCGTCCAAATACGGGGCTGGTAGCTAAACGCTTGCTAATAGCGATAATTAACGATATTGGCGCAAATATTTGACTTCAAAGGCGCGCTTTAACCAGTGGAAGGCGCGACACGCAGGCAATACCAGCGAGCGTTTTTCATTACGCGCCACCAACATACCTTTATTCACCGAATCAACAATACACATTAATTCGACTTTAAACGTGTTCGTTGCGGGTTTCATATTTAACTCAGCTAACACGTTTTTAGCAGCCGCTTCAGCTTGTAAATCTGCCATATGTGCTTGTTTAGGCATCCAATCAGGACCCGGGAAACTGCCTGAGTCACCGACTACATAAACCTTATCAAAGCCATCTACTTGGCAATATTGATTGGCCTTGAGCAAACCACCACTAGAGCGAGGCAAGCTTGTATTGTCAAACCATGCATTGCCTGTCATGCCCGGCATAAATAAGATTAAATCCGCTGCAAATTCGCCGCCCTCGGTCATGACTTTGGCATCGGTAAACCCTTTCATCTTATAACCTAGGTGGGTTTCAATACCGCGCTTTTTCATCTCAGTTAACAAGCCTTGCACAGCTTTCGGGCCTAAGCGATTGCCCGGTTGCTCAGCCGGACTAAAAAATACCATTTTAAATTTATCGCGCCGCCCTTGTTGACGTAATAAGGTATCTGTGCCAAATAAAAATTCAAACATGGGTCCACCGCGCATCGCGCTAGGCTCGTTCGGATTGCCCGCAAAGCCCACCGCAATCGTACCCCCCTGCATCGCTTCTAAACGATCTCGAATTTTTTCAGCAGCACTAATGCCTTCACAAGGGGTAATCGCGTGTTCAATACCCGGTAATTTCTTAATAAAGCGCCCACCCGAGGCAATGATTAATGCATCATTCGCCACTTCGCCATTATCCGTTTCGACAATGCGCCCACCGTCGCGTAAACCTGTCACATTGGCTTGATGAAATTTGACATTATTACGAATAAAAAAATTGTTGAGCGGCACGATTAGATCTTCACGCGTGCGTTGGCGGCTGGGAATCCAAATAATACCCGGCAAATAATGAAACTCAGCGCGTGGGGCAATCACGGTAATTTCAAGATTTTCATCTAATTTACGCAAGGTACGAACGGCAGTTAATGCGCCAAAGCCAGCGCCAATAATACTTACTTTTTGCATACGGTTTACATCCTAAAGCCAGTCAGGGGATTATTCCGAGTGTTTTACTCGGAATAAATGATAATTAGCAAATCAGCGAAAATTCCGTGCTTAAACACGTTTCCATGTTGTGCCGCCTGCTGCATCTTCCAATAACACCCCTTGTTGTTTCAGACTGTCGCGGATTCGATCTGATTCCGCCCAATTTTTAGCTTGTCTGGCAGCTAAACGCTGTTGAATTAGGTTTTCTATTGCCACAGCGCTTAGTTCATTATCGGAGCTGGCAGCTTGAAACCAGCTTTCCGCCTCGTCTTGTAGTAAGCCCAAAATACTGCCTAATAATTGCAATAATGCCCCTAAAGACGCTGCTGCCTCATCGCTTTGTTCTTTACGTACCCGGTTAATATCGCTGGCTAACTCAAACAATACCGCCAACGCTTCAGCCGTATTAAAGTCATCATCCATTGCCTCACGGAAACGCCGTTCATACGCCGTTTGTTGCGCTGCACCTGCTTCCGGTAAGCCGCGTAAGGCGGTATATAAACGATTTAACGAAGCGCGTGCATGATCTAATTGTTCAGTACTGTAATTTAATTGACTACGGTAATGGCTGCTTAAAATAAAGAAACGAATTTCGGCTGCTTTATATTGCTGCAAGACTTCGCGAATAGTGAAGAAATTGCCGAGTGATTTAGACATTTTTTCATCATTAACGCGAATAAAACCATTATGCATCCAGTAATTCACATGTTGATGCCCAACACAGCCTTCGCTTTGCGCAATTTCATTTTCATGATGCGGGAATTGCAAATCTGCGCCACCACCGTGAATATCAAAATGATCACCGAGAATTTTTTGCGACATAGCCGAGCATTCAATATGCCAACCCGGACGCCCAGCACCCACTGTTGCCTGCCATGCCGGTTCGCCCGGTTTGGCGGATTTCCATAACACGAAATCAAGGGGGTCGTCTTTATCTTCATCGACGGCAATGCGTTCACCGGCGCGTAAATCGTCTAATTTGCGCCCTGATAACTTGCCATAGCCCTCGAATTTGGAAACATCATAATACACATCGCCATTTTTGCCTTGATACGCCAACCCCTTATCCAGCAATGTTTGAATCATTGCCAACATTTCCGGCACATTTTCAGTAGCGCGGGGTTCTGCATCCGGACGTAATACATTTAAGGCTTCTTCATCTTCATGCATGGCGTCAATAAAGCGCTGGGTTAATACCTCAATCGGTTCATTATTTTCGGCGGCGCGCTTAATGATTTTGTCGTCAATATCGGTAATATTGCGCACATATTCGACGGCATAACCGCTGGCTTTCAAATAACGATATACGGTATCAAATACCACCATGACGCGGGCATGCCCCAAATGACAATAGT
This DNA window, taken from Candidatus Thiocaldithrix dubininis, encodes the following:
- a CDS encoding CDGSH iron-sulfur domain-containing protein, whose translation is MSQSAVKHYEGEQLDVTWDSRLCIHVGNCVKAKGDVFKNGRHPWCDPDIAPAAQVKAIVESCPSGALSYQAKDGSSETAASNSVQVIANGPLDAHGDLCIAQQTVNSDGIKHRASLCRCGASQNKPFCDGSHKQQAFTDAGQVQSNHHVFDNLNGNLSINPAPDGPLIIQGKFCIKDSAGTVQWQGEQVALCRCGASHNKPFCDGSHGVVGFKAD
- a CDS encoding FAD-dependent oxidoreductase, which translates into the protein MQKVSIIGAGFGALTAVRTLRKLDENLEITVIAPRAEFHYLPGIIWIPSRQRTREDLIVPLNNFFIRNNVKFHQANVTGLRDGGRIVETDNGEVANDALIIASGGRFIKKLPGIEHAITPCEGISAAEKIRDRLEAMQGGTIAVGFAGNPNEPSAMRGGPMFEFLFGTDTLLRQQGRRDKFKMVFFSPAEQPGNRLGPKAVQGLLTEMKKRGIETHLGYKMKGFTDAKVMTEGGEFAADLILFMPGMTGNAWFDNTSLPRSSGGLLKANQYCQVDGFDKVYVVGDSGSFPGPDWMPKQAHMADLQAEAAAKNVLAELNMKPATNTFKVELMCIVDSVNKGMLVARNEKRSLVLPACRAFHWLKRAFEVKYLRQYR
- the cysS gene encoding cysteine--tRNA ligase; the protein is MLQIYNSLTRQKETFKPIHPHQVRMYVCGMTVYDYCHLGHARVMVVFDTVYRYLKASGYAVEYVRNITDIDDKIIKRAAENNEPIEVLTQRFIDAMHEDEEALNVLRPDAEPRATENVPEMLAMIQTLLDKGLAYQGKNGDVYYDVSKFEGYGKLSGRKLDDLRAGERIAVDEDKDDPLDFVLWKSAKPGEPAWQATVGAGRPGWHIECSAMSQKILGDHFDIHGGGADLQFPHHENEIAQSEGCVGHQHVNYWMHNGFIRVNDEKMSKSLGNFFTIREVLQQYKAAEIRFFILSSHYRSQLNYSTEQLDHARASLNRLYTALRGLPEAGAAQQTAYERRFREAMDDDFNTAEALAVLFELASDINRVRKEQSDEAAASLGALLQLLGSILGLLQDEAESWFQAASSDNELSAVAIENLIQQRLAARQAKNWAESDRIRDSLKQQGVLLEDAAGGTTWKRV